AGTTCAATATTATGAGAGCCACGGGCACGGTTGTGCCTGATGGTGGAGGCCATGCGGTTTCCAAGGGGCTTGTCGATAACGGCCACCGGCACCATGCCTTCCTCCCGCTCGTAGATATCGCGGTGTATTTTCATGATCTGGCAGCGGTGGAACCCGTCAACGATTTCATAGGTGCCGTCCTCCAGTTTATAACAGACAATCGGCATCGTATAGCCGTCTTCCTTGATGCTCTGGTAAAGCAGCTTCATTTCGGGGGGAGCCACACTATTCGGGTTGTAGGCATTGGAGCGGATTTGGTCCAGTGGAACACGCCGAATCCTGTAGACGGGGGATGGAGAAGAGGTGTTCATGAAATATTGCGGTATTTGTTGACGGCGGCACGGCGCCGGGCAAGCGCCCCCTTGGTAGGGCTGAATCCGGCATATCTGCAAAAGTAGTCATTCTTCATGATACAGATGCACATGCGCTTGTAGGAGGGTACCTGCCGGAAATTGCTGACGGGCATGTCGTCGGGGTATCCCATGAATTGAACGACGTCGCGCCCGCCGTAGCGCCTCGACTTCCCCGTCACGGTGGCCAGAGGGTAGGCGGCCAGCACTTCATCAGCGGTTCCGGGATCAACGGTGCCCCCTTTTGTCCAGTATTTTTTGGATTTTTCAAGAATGCTGTTGTAGTGGGCTGCCGTTTTCGCGTCCATCGTGGAAAGCAGGAATTCATAATAGGACTTCCATGTATGGCCGGGAGGCAGCTTGATGGTTTTCCATCCCATGGCCGTTGTGCCTCCGTACAGGCCCGTAAAGTTGACGCCGTTGACGCGCCCGATCATGCGTGCCCAGTTGGCGGGATCAATGACTTTGTAAAGTTTCAGGCTTTCCTGGGCACAATCATTGAAGGGGCTGGCCACCCGCATTTGCCCGGCAGTGAGGCCCGCGTGGTACAAAAGGTCATAAAGGCGGTTGTAGTCAAAACCAAAACGGGCGTTGGCCGTCCAAATATCGCTGACACGCCAGTCGTACAAAGGGTAGGCATTGACGGTTACGGCATCCGTCTGCGTAATCCACTTTCTGCCTTTATAGGATCTCCTTTTATTGCCGCGCGCAACGGCTGCGTACCTGTTCAGGCTCTCATCCGCCCGCAGCCCCACCATGACGGCGGTGCTTCCGTGCTGCCTGGCAAAGTGGCGTGAGAGCTTGTCCTGGAACTCGTAATCCACCATGCCGTGCCGGAACGGAACGTCCAGATTCCCTTCATGAATCACATAGGGGTTTTCCGGCATGGGCCGCACCCACAGTTTTTTTTGGGCGGCGTCCCACGGCGTCCAGTAGGGCTCCCCCAGGGCGCAGGCCGACTGGGCCTTGACCGGCACGCAATACCACATTTTACGGATGCCGGGGAATTGTTCCAGAAACGTCCGGGTTACGTACTCGGTCGTCATCTGGTACTGGGCCTCATAGTCGAGATGGTACATGGTCAGCTTGTCCAGCAGACCTTGTTCATCCGCATAATTGTAGCAGAGATTGAGCATGACGCCGCTATCCTTGCCGCCTGAGAAAGACACCAGAACATGGTCAAACTCCTGGAAGCAGTAGGCGATGCGTTCCAGCGCTGCTTCATAGACGTTTTTGTCCAGGTAGGTTTTCACAATTTTTCCAGAATCTTTCTTGCATCACGCCTGAAGCAGCCTGCCGGCAGGCAACCTGCCGGAGACGCGCCAATCAGCCATGCCTGCCGGCGGCTCCTTTGCCAACCAAGGCTGCCACGCCTTCATGCCCGCGTAATGGTAAATAACATCGTGTCTCGCCATGTTTTAAAATGCGCAGCAGATTACGATCCGTTGTTTTTCTGCAACAATACTAACCTACTGAATTATTGGAGCAGGTCAATGTTTTTACTGCAATTATTTCAGTAATTTTACTGTGATTTGCCCTCTTGTCAAATACCCATGCTTTTTCACGAGTAACGCCATTCAAGGAGCGCCGCTTCCATCGCGGCACGGTTCCCCTCTCTTTGCCCGGGGAGCCATATTATTTCAGAATCAATGCACCGGAACGGGAATCAAAATGGAATGGAACCTGTTGAGGATTCCGCTGTTTTAATTCTTTCAGCGGAGAATGCACGGCATCCTTTTTACTGGTGGCCCGGTTAAGATACAGGATGATGCCGCTCTCCAGCCTCTTTCACTAAGGGTTCTCTCAAGCGCCCTCCTGCGGGCTCATTTTTCAAATGGCGATACAGCCGTTATTCTTCCCTTGAAGAAAAAATACCCGGTTTTCTTTGCAAAAGCCGGACAACCTGGCGGAATACGGCCCCGTCACCACCCGCTTGGAGCATATTTTGCCGGATTTACTTTCCAGCGCTTCATGAGTCTATCCGGTAAGCGCGGTTTTACGCCGGAACGGAATCAAAAAATGATATTGGGTCAGCATTTATGGCTGTTTCCCCACGATTTTTCACCTTTCCAGCCCCGGAACAGGCAAAAAAGAAGCCCCGTAAGTCGTTGAACTTACAGGGCTTTAGAAAAAGAATGGCTCCCCCGGTTGGGCTCGAACCAACGACCTAGTGATTAACAGTCACCCGCTCTACCGCTGAGCTACAGGGGAGTTTGCGTTCCATGGAGCGCGGAGGGATTTTTAATGGAGGCACGGGCGTTTGGCAAGTACTTTTTTGTTCCTGTATGCTTTTTGACGCAAAAAGGGCGCCGGGAAATGGACATGCCAGCGGTGTTTCTTGACCTTTCAGAGGAGAATGCCCAGACTTTCAGCGACATGAGTGAACATCACCATCATATTGCTGTTCTGGCCGGCGACGGCATCGGCCCCGAGGTCATGAAGGAGGCCCTGAAGGTTCTGGACGCCGTAAGCGCCAAATTCGGTTTTACCGTGAGCCGCAAGGAGGCTTTTGTGGGGGGTGCGGGCATCGACCATTGCGGCAAGGCCCTTCCGGAAGAAACCATCCGCGCCTGTGAGGAGGCGGACGCCGTCCTGTTCGGCTCCGTGGGCGGCCCCAAGTGGGAACACCTTCCCGCCAATGAACAGCCGGAGCGCGGCGCCCTGCTGCCTCTGAGAAAGCACTTCGGCCTGTATGCCAACCTGCGCCCCGGCGTATGCCTGCCTGCGCTCACTCATGCCTCCCCCATCAAGAATGAGCTGATTGAAGGCGGTTTTGATATTCTTTGCGTCCGGGAACTGACGGGCGGTCTCTACTTTGGCCAACCGCGTTTCCGCGAACAGGAGGGGGACGACGTGGTGGTGGTGGATACCATGCGCTACCACAAGAGCGAGATGGAGCGCATTGCCAGGGTGGCCTTTGAAGCCGCCCGCGGGCGCCGCAAGCGCGTCACCAGCGTGGACAAGGCGAACGTGCTGACCAATTCCCTGCTGTGGCGCGAGACGATGATTGAGGTTTCCAGGGATTATCCGGACGTGGAGCTGCTTCACATGTACGTGGACAATGCCGCCATGCAGCTGGTGCGCAATCCCCGCCAGTTTGACGTGCTGGTGACGGAGAACCTGTTCGGGGACATTCTTTCCGACGAGATGGCCATGATCTGCGGCTCCCTGGGGATGCTGCCCAGCGCCAGCCTGTGCCAGGGCAGCCGGGACAACGGCCTGTTTTTCGGCCTTTACGAGCCTTCCGGCGGTTCCGCCCCGGACATCGCCGGCAAGGGCATTGCCAATCCGATCGCCCAGATTCTTTCCCTTTCCATGCTGCTGCGTTATTCCCTCGGGGAAAAGGACGCGGCAGACGCCATTGACGCCGCCGTGCGCCGCGTGATTGAACAGGGCTACCGCACGGGAGACCTGGCTACGGGAGCCCCTGGAGAAATCCGCGTGAACACCGTGGAAATGGGGGACGCCATTATCGCGGCCCTTTAAGACGCCTTTTTCCAGCCCCGCAGGCGCATTCCGGTGCCTGCGGGGTATTCCGCTTCCGGAGGAGAGAGACCCTGCCTCCATTTTTCCATATATTCCCGGGTTTTTCCGGTTCTTCATTCAACGATCATGAACGTTCTTATCATCGGCCAGGGAATCGCGGGAAGCTGCCTGGCATGGGAATTGAAACGCCGCGGCACGGATTTCACCATTACGGACCGCCCTGTTGCGGAAACGGCTTCCCGTGTGGCGGCCGGGCTGGTGAATCCCCTGACGGGCCGGGCCTTCCGCCCCGGCTGGCGGCAGGAGGAGTGCTTGTCCGCAGCAGCAGATTTTTATCCGGAAACGGAACGGGAACTGGGCGGCTCCTGGTGGCAGAAGACCCCGATTTTCCGGGAACTGGAAACGGAGGACCAGCTTGAAATCTGGCAGGAGCGCCAGATGGCCCCGGAATCCAGCCCCTATGCCGGGCCCCTTTTTCCGTGGCCCGAACACTGGAAAGGACAGGGAAAAGCCGCTTATACGCGCGGTTCCGCCGTCCTTCACGTGGAGGACATGGTCAATGCCATGCGGCGGTTTTTCACGGAACAGGGCCGTTTTGCGGAAGCGGACGTGTCTCCCGCAGACATCCAGCCGGATGAAGACGGCCTTTTCCACTGGAACGGACGGATTTTCACTCATGTGGTCTGGTGCACCGGCTGGGAGGCCGGATGCCATCCGGACATGGCCCCGCTGAAAGGACGCCCTTCCAAGGGCACAATTCTGGACCTGGACCTGAAGGAGCTGGACTGGCACGCGGGTATCCTGCACTTTGGCCGCTGGCTGGTTCACAACGGCTCTTTCTGGCGCTTCGGCGCTACGTACGCGTGGGCGTGGGAAGCTCCCGGCATTCCGGAGGCGCCTGCCGTCCAGGAATTGATGCTGGACCTGGTCAGGCGCTATTCCGGAGAGATGAACGTCATCCGCGCACGCGCCGCCGTGCGCCCCATCATCCGGCGCAGCCAGCCCGTCGCCGGACCCATTCCGGGCCTGAACGGCCAGTATGTCTTTTCCGGGCTGGGCAGCAAGGGAGTGACCACCTCCCCGTGGTCGGCGGCCCGACTGGCGGAACATCTTGTGCACGGCGCGGAACTGCCGCCGGACCTGCTGCCCGCCGCGCTGTGGAAATAATGCGGCGCGGTTCCTCCCCCTTCCTTGAACGGGACGGGTATTTTCCTTGTCAAAACGCCCTGAACACGATTACATTCGGCCTTATATGCGAGCGGAGAACGAGAACTGGGGAAATACGGTACGGCAGCATTTGTTTGACCAGCGCGGCGCCGTCATAGTGCACTGGCTGATCCTGGTTAATGTGGTCGTCTTCATGCTCGGGTTCTTCTTCCAGGTGGAGATTCCGCGGAATATTTACCCTCCCGGCCGCCTGGACCTGATTCAGCTTTACGGGGCCTACAGCGAATATACATGCTTTCATGAAGGGGAGCTGTGGCGCCTGTTCACCTACCAGTTCCTGCATGCCAACCTGGGCCACATCCTGTTCAACATGATTGCCCTGTGGTTTTTTGGCCCGGTGGTGGAGGAACGCTTCGGCCACCTGCGCTTCCTGCTGTATTACCTGTTCTGCGGGGTGGCTGCGGCCCTGTTCTCCTCCCTGCTGGGGTACATGGGATTTTTTGATCCGGAGTGGCGCTTCATTCCCATGGTGGGGGCTTCCGGCTCCATTTACGGCATCATGGCCGCGTGCGCGGTGCTTTTTCCGCATGCGCGGGTCCAGCTTCTGTTCCCTCCGGTCAATCTGAGCGTCCGCCAGTTCGCGCTGGCCGTGCTGGGCATTGCCTGCGCCGTCATTATCTTCCAGTGGAGCAATGCAGGCGGTGAAGCGGGCCACCTGGGCGGCATGTTTGCCGGATTTATCCTGACCCTGCTGATCCTGTGGAAGGAAAAACTGTCCTCCCCCAAGGCACGGGTCGTTCCTTCCTCCCATCAGTCTCCGGCACGCCCAGCACGCCATTCCGCCAATAACCGCTTCCCTTCCGAAGAAGAGGTGAATGACATTATGGAAAAAATATCCCGGTCCGGCGTGTCCAGCCTCACAGAAGAGGAGCGGGAAATCCTCCGGAGGGCCTCCCGGCGCTGAATAATCCGGCAGATATTTTTATTTGTTCTGCTATTTTTCTTTATTTTTTGGTATTCCCCGCTAGCATGGGGAAATGATGACCCGGCTGTATTCTTCCACCGTGTTGGGCGTGGATGGCATAGAGGTGGAGGTGGAAGTGGATTTCCGCCCCATGGCGGAAAAACGCATCTTTATCGTGGGCTTGCCGGATACGGCCGTCAAGGAGAGCGGCCAGCGCGTGGATACGGCCATCCAGAACAGCGGGCTGCCTTTCCAGCAGGGAATTTTTGTCGTCAACCTGGCCCCGGCGGATTTAAGGAAGCAGGGGCCGGCCTTTGATCTTCCCATTGCCCTGGGAATGATTGCCGGAGCGGCGGAAACGGAGATTGACGCTTCTAGCTGGTGCATCATGGGAGAACTGGCCCTGGATGGCACCGTACGCCCCGTACAAGGCACCCTGCCACAGATTATGGAGGCGAGGCGCATGGGACGGAAACGCATCATGCTGCCCTGCGCCAATGCCCATGAGGGGGCGCCGGTGCAGGGCGTGGATATTTATCCCGTCTCCTCCCTGCGGGAAGCCTGGCAGCTGCTCACCTCCGCCGCCCTGCCCGCTCCTTTCACAAATTCCGCGGCGAAAGAACAAAGTGATGGAGAAAAGGAAATTGCCGTGGATTTTGACGAGATCAAGGGGCAATCCTACGCCCGCCGCGCCATGGAGATTGCCGCGGCGGGAGGCCACAACATCCTGCTCAGCGGTTCTCCGGGATCCGGCAAATCCATGCTGGCCCAGCGGCTTCCGACCATCCTGCCCCCGCTGAGCCGGGAAGAAGCCCTGGAAACCAGTAAAATCCATTCCGCATGCGGACTCTTGAAACGGGGAAACGGGCTGGTGGCGCGCCGGCCGTTCCGGGCACCGCACCACACCATATCGGATGCGGGGCTGATGGGCGGAGGGGCAAATATCACTCCGGGGGAAGTGTCCCTGGCCCATAACGGCGTCCTGTTTCTGGATGAACTGCCGGAGTTCCGCCGCGCCGCTCTGGAAACCCTGCGGCAGCCGCTGGAATCCGGCCATGTGGTGATTTCCCGCGCCTCCGGCACCATGACGTTTCCCTGCCGCTTTATGCTGGCGGCAGCCATGAATCCGTGCCCCTGCGGGTATCTGGGGGACAGAAGGAGAACCTGCACGTGTGCCCCGGCGCAGATTGCCCGCTACCGCCGGAAGATTTCAGGGCCGCTTCTGGACCGGTTTGACCTGCTGATGGAAGTTCCCGCCGTGGACCCTTCCATCCTGGCTTCCGCGCCAGCCGGGGAATGCTCCTCCAGCATCCGGGAGCGCGTCATGGCGGCCCGGCGGCTCCAGTGCAGCAGGTATGCCGGCACTCCATTCCGCAGCAACGCGGCGCTTTCCGGAAAAGCCCTGCAAAGGTACTGCCGCCTGCGGCCGGAAGGCCGGGACATTCTGCTCCGCGCCGTGGAGGAACTGTCCCTTTCCGCCCGGGCCTATGACCGCATCCTGAAAGTGGCCCGCACCATAGCGGACCTGGAGGGTAACCCGGAAATCCAGGATTCCCATTTGTATGAGGCCGTGCAGTACCGGGCTTTTGAGCACTCCCTCCGGGAATAACCCCGCTCCGGCTGGCGGAAAGCCGTGTTTTCCCACATTCCGGAAGTTCGCCCTTTTCAAACGTAACGGGAAAAGGAGGCGGGGGACAAATCCCGCTTCCCTCCCGGTTGGCGGAATGGCTGTTCACCGGCTCCGGTACCTCCGTACGGCCAGCGCGCCCAGGCCCAGCATCCCCAGGGAGACGGAACCCGGTTCCGGAACAATCTCATAGGCCACCTGAATGTTGGAGAGCGTGTAAGGGGAGGTGGCGGAGCCCGCACCGCCGCGCACTCCTGCAACTACCTTGTAACCCTCTCCCCACGCCAGGGGGGCATCCGCCATGTTCAGGGAGACGGTCGTCGTCCTGGAGGTGGAATTAAAGGTGAAGCTTTCCATGGCGGAGAGGTCCTGGACAAGCGTTCCGGCAGAGTCATAAACCGCCAGAACCATGACGTAGCTGGTAATGACGGAGGCTGGCGTATCACAGGAAAAAACGATGGAGGAGACAAGGTCCCCCTGCTCCGGACCTCCCAGCACCATGGCAAAGGAGTCTCCGGCCACGCCGCTCCTGCCGCACAGGATGATGGAGCCGACGTTCTCGTTGTTGATCCAGGTTCCTTCTCCATTTTGGGGCCAGTTGGCCAGGCTGTTGTTATTGCCTCCCGCATAGACGCCAAACCCGCGGGTCCTTACCTTATCCAGAAGCTGGTTCCCCGTCTGCGGCGCCATGGTTGCCGTTTGCGGCAAATTGGCCGATTCAGGCAGTTCAGCAATAATGGTGGCGGCATTCGCGGCCAGTACGCTGGCGCAGCTTATTAATACAGCACAATATCTACTTTTCATAAGTTACACACCATAATAAATTTATTATGTTATGTCAATTTACAATTAAGAAGAAAAGTCTTTGAATTTTCCGCTTTTTCTGAAATCTGGCGCATCTTCTTGAGGTTGAAAGGCCGAAGCGTTTCCCGGAACGCGCCCTTGCTGGATTTTTCTTTATAACCCTATTAAAATACCTATTTTACGTGGAATTAAGCTTTGGAATAAGGGGAAAATGAAATGAAGTTATTTTTCTGCGGAGTTTCCGCAGGTTTTTACAGGGGAGGGGAGGCTCCTGCTCCGGGAAATGGTCTTTCCGGAGGCGTTCCACACTCCGTGCCATCCCGGCCTTCCCCATACCACACACAGAGCAGCCGTTCCGCGGAGATGCCCGCGGAACGGCTGCTCGTACGAGAAAGGAAAGACCAGGGTTTAACGGATGGCTTCCAGAGCCTGACCGAGGTCTGCAATAATGTCTTCCGCGGCTTCCGTCCCTACGGAAAAGCGGATGAGGTCGGGCCGGACACCCGCTTCCATGAGCTGTTCATCCGTCAACTGGCGGTGCGTATGGCTGGCGGGATGGAGAACGCAGGTGCGGGAATCCGCCACATGGGTGACGATGGCGGCCAGTTTCAGGCTGTCCATGAATTTGATGGCGCGGTCACGGCCGCCCCGGATACCGAAGGTGACCACCCCGCAGGATTGCCCGCCGCGGAATTGCTTCTGCGCCAGGTCATGATACTTGTTGGACGGCAGGCCCGGATAGTTGATCCAGGCCACTTCCTCCCGGTTTTCCAGGAATTCCGCCACCTTTTGCGCGTTTTCACAGTGACGGGGCACACGCAGGTGCAGGGTTTCCAGGCCCAGGTTGAGCAGGAAGGCGTTCTGCGGGGACTGGATGGAACCCAGGTCGCGCATGAGCTGGACGGTCGCCTTGGTGATGTAGGCGCCCTTGCCGAAGCTCTTGCTGTAGGAAAGCCCGTGGTAGGAGGGGTCCGGCTCCGTCAGGCCCGGGAATTTGTCCCTATGGGCTTCCCAGTCAAAGTTGCCGCTGTCCACAATGGCTCCGCCCACTGCCGTGGCATGGCCGTCCATATACTTGGTGGTGGAGTGGGTGACAATGTCCACGCCCCATTCAAAGGGACGGCAGTTGATGGGCGTGGCAAAGGTATTGTCCACGATCAGGGGAACGCCGTGCGCATGGGCGATGTCCGCCATCTTGCTGATGTCCAGCACACAAAGCGTGGGATTGGAAATGGTTTCCGCAAACAGGGCTTTCGTATTGGGGCGGAAGGCCTTGGCTATTTCCTCCGCCGGGGCGTCCTGGTCCACAAAGGTGACTTCTATGCCCATCTTGCGGAAAGTGACGGCAAAAAGGTTGTACGTCCCCCCGTAAATGGAAGCGGCGCTGACGATGTGGTCTCCGGCCTCGCAGATGTTGAAAACGGCAAAGAAGGAAGCCGCCTGTCCGGAGGAGGTCAGGATGGCGGCCACGCCGCCTTCCAACTCCGCGATTTTTCTGGCAACCGCTTCATTGGTGGGATTCTGAAGGCGCGTGTAAAAGAATCCGGCTTCTTCCAGATCGAACAATTTGGCCATTTGCTCGCTGGTTTCATACTTGAACGTGGTGCTCTGGTAAATGGGCAATACGCGGGGTTCT
This DNA window, taken from Akkermansia muciniphila, encodes the following:
- a CDS encoding ParB/RepB/Spo0J family partition protein, whose translation is MNTSSPSPVYRIRRVPLDQIRSNAYNPNSVAPPEMKLLYQSIKEDGYTMPIVCYKLEDGTYEIVDGFHRCQIMKIHRDIYEREEGMVPVAVIDKPLGNRMASTIRHNRARGSHNIELMTNIIRELTEAGMSDAWILKNLGMDAAELLRLKQLSGIAALFHNSEFSRAWESK
- a CDS encoding DUF3440 domain-containing protein, which translates into the protein MKTYLDKNVYEAALERIAYCFQEFDHVLVSFSGGKDSGVMLNLCYNYADEQGLLDKLTMYHLDYEAQYQMTTEYVTRTFLEQFPGIRKMWYCVPVKAQSACALGEPYWTPWDAAQKKLWVRPMPENPYVIHEGNLDVPFRHGMVDYEFQDKLSRHFARQHGSTAVMVGLRADESLNRYAAVARGNKRRSYKGRKWITQTDAVTVNAYPLYDWRVSDIWTANARFGFDYNRLYDLLYHAGLTAGQMRVASPFNDCAQESLKLYKVIDPANWARMIGRVNGVNFTGLYGGTTAMGWKTIKLPPGHTWKSYYEFLLSTMDAKTAAHYNSILEKSKKYWTKGGTVDPGTADEVLAAYPLATVTGKSRRYGGRDVVQFMGYPDDMPVSNFRQVPSYKRMCICIMKNDYFCRYAGFSPTKGALARRRAAVNKYRNIS
- the leuB gene encoding 3-isopropylmalate dehydrogenase — protein: MSEHHHHIAVLAGDGIGPEVMKEALKVLDAVSAKFGFTVSRKEAFVGGAGIDHCGKALPEETIRACEEADAVLFGSVGGPKWEHLPANEQPERGALLPLRKHFGLYANLRPGVCLPALTHASPIKNELIEGGFDILCVRELTGGLYFGQPRFREQEGDDVVVVDTMRYHKSEMERIARVAFEAARGRRKRVTSVDKANVLTNSLLWRETMIEVSRDYPDVELLHMYVDNAAMQLVRNPRQFDVLVTENLFGDILSDEMAMICGSLGMLPSASLCQGSRDNGLFFGLYEPSGGSAPDIAGKGIANPIAQILSLSMLLRYSLGEKDAADAIDAAVRRVIEQGYRTGDLATGAPGEIRVNTVEMGDAIIAAL
- a CDS encoding FAD-dependent oxidoreductase, whose amino-acid sequence is MNVLIIGQGIAGSCLAWELKRRGTDFTITDRPVAETASRVAAGLVNPLTGRAFRPGWRQEECLSAAADFYPETERELGGSWWQKTPIFRELETEDQLEIWQERQMAPESSPYAGPLFPWPEHWKGQGKAAYTRGSAVLHVEDMVNAMRRFFTEQGRFAEADVSPADIQPDEDGLFHWNGRIFTHVVWCTGWEAGCHPDMAPLKGRPSKGTILDLDLKELDWHAGILHFGRWLVHNGSFWRFGATYAWAWEAPGIPEAPAVQELMLDLVRRYSGEMNVIRARAAVRPIIRRSQPVAGPIPGLNGQYVFSGLGSKGVTTSPWSAARLAEHLVHGAELPPDLLPAALWK
- a CDS encoding rhomboid family intramembrane serine protease; amino-acid sequence: MRAENENWGNTVRQHLFDQRGAVIVHWLILVNVVVFMLGFFFQVEIPRNIYPPGRLDLIQLYGAYSEYTCFHEGELWRLFTYQFLHANLGHILFNMIALWFFGPVVEERFGHLRFLLYYLFCGVAAALFSSLLGYMGFFDPEWRFIPMVGASGSIYGIMAACAVLFPHARVQLLFPPVNLSVRQFALAVLGIACAVIIFQWSNAGGEAGHLGGMFAGFILTLLILWKEKLSSPKARVVPSSHQSPARPARHSANNRFPSEEEVNDIMEKISRSGVSSLTEEEREILRRASRR
- a CDS encoding YifB family Mg chelatase-like AAA ATPase, with translation MMTRLYSSTVLGVDGIEVEVEVDFRPMAEKRIFIVGLPDTAVKESGQRVDTAIQNSGLPFQQGIFVVNLAPADLRKQGPAFDLPIALGMIAGAAETEIDASSWCIMGELALDGTVRPVQGTLPQIMEARRMGRKRIMLPCANAHEGAPVQGVDIYPVSSLREAWQLLTSAALPAPFTNSAAKEQSDGEKEIAVDFDEIKGQSYARRAMEIAAAGGHNILLSGSPGSGKSMLAQRLPTILPPLSREEALETSKIHSACGLLKRGNGLVARRPFRAPHHTISDAGLMGGGANITPGEVSLAHNGVLFLDELPEFRRAALETLRQPLESGHVVISRASGTMTFPCRFMLAAAMNPCPCGYLGDRRRTCTCAPAQIARYRRKISGPLLDRFDLLMEVPAVDPSILASAPAGECSSSIRERVMAARRLQCSRYAGTPFRSNAALSGKALQRYCRLRPEGRDILLRAVEELSLSARAYDRILKVARTIADLEGNPEIQDSHLYEAVQYRAFEHSLRE
- a CDS encoding PEP-CTERM sorting domain-containing protein, giving the protein MKSRYCAVLISCASVLAANAATIIAELPESANLPQTATMAPQTGNQLLDKVRTRGFGVYAGGNNNSLANWPQNGEGTWINNENVGSIILCGRSGVAGDSFAMVLGGPEQGDLVSSIVFSCDTPASVITSYVMVLAVYDSAGTLVQDLSAMESFTFNSTSRTTTVSLNMADAPLAWGEGYKVVAGVRGGAGSATSPYTLSNIQVAYEIVPEPGSVSLGMLGLGALAVRRYRSR
- a CDS encoding aminotransferase class I/II-fold pyridoxal phosphate-dependent enzyme, with the protein product MSQELRPETLCVQAGWTPKKGEPRVLPIYQSTTFKYETSEQMAKLFDLEEAGFFYTRLQNPTNEAVARKIAELEGGVAAILTSSGQAASFFAVFNICEAGDHIVSAASIYGGTYNLFAVTFRKMGIEVTFVDQDAPAEEIAKAFRPNTKALFAETISNPTLCVLDISKMADIAHAHGVPLIVDNTFATPINCRPFEWGVDIVTHSTTKYMDGHATAVGGAIVDSGNFDWEAHRDKFPGLTEPDPSYHGLSYSKSFGKGAYITKATVQLMRDLGSIQSPQNAFLLNLGLETLHLRVPRHCENAQKVAEFLENREEVAWINYPGLPSNKYHDLAQKQFRGGQSCGVVTFGIRGGRDRAIKFMDSLKLAAIVTHVADSRTCVLHPASHTHRQLTDEQLMEAGVRPDLIRFSVGTEAAEDIIADLGQALEAIR